The Puntigrus tetrazona isolate hp1 chromosome 3, ASM1883169v1, whole genome shotgun sequence genome contains a region encoding:
- the sumo2b gene encoding small ubiquitin-related modifier 2 has protein sequence MADEKPKEGVKTENNDHINLKVAGQDGSVVQFKIKRHTPLSKLMKAYCERQGLTMRQIRFRFDGQPINETDTPAQLEMEDEDTIDVFQQQTGGHI, from the exons GAGGGGGTGAAGACGGAGAACAACGACCACATCAATCTGAAGGTGGCGGGACAGGACGGGTCGGTGGTCCAGTTTAAAATCAAGAGACACACACCCCTCAGCAAGCTTATGAAGGCCTACTGTGAGAGACAG GGACTGACGATGAGGCAGATTCGGTTCCGGTTTGACGGACAGCCCATTAACGAAACAGACACGCCCGCACAG TTGGAAATGGAGGATGAAGACACAATCGACGTTTTCCAGCAACAGACAGGAGGACACATCTGA
- the jpt1b gene encoding jupiter microtubule associated homolog 1b, whose protein sequence is MTTTTTFQGMEPGAKNSSRVLCPPGGASNISFGADEEKPARKNKMASSIFAEPDDPHAHRRNNPPGGEASGVLCGESSAPLRRCQPAIVYDNGSPGNMDQNEYEPEINEEVMEQKEEAAQPSGPSAANNPSGRRNPPGGKSSLILG, encoded by the exons ATGACTACGACGACCACCTTCCAAGGCATGGAGCCCGGTGCCAAAAACAGCTCCAG GGTGTTGTGTCCTCCTGGAGGAGCCTCCAATATTTCCTTCGGTGCAGACGAGGAGAAGCCTGCGCGCAAAAACAAGATGGCCTCCAGTATCTTTGCTGAACCTGACGACCCTCATGCCCATCGGAGGAACAACCCACCAg GTGGAGAAGCATCTGGCGTCCTGTGCGGTGAATCCTCGGCTCCTCTGAGACGATGCCAGCCCGCCATCGTCTACGATAACGGCTCTCCCGGCAACATG GATCAGAACGAATACGAGCCAGAGATCAACG AGGAGGTCATGGAGCAGAAAGAAGAAGCCGCACAGCCTTCTGGGCCGTCTGCTGCCAACAACCCCTCCGGCCGGAGGAACCCACCTGGTGGTAAATCCAGTCTGATCCTGGGCTGA
- the LOC122341599 gene encoding nuclear factor 7, brain-like yields the protein MASLSEDVLCPVCREIFKDPVVLSCSHSFCKECLQRFWRTKETQECPVCRRRSSKEEIPPNLVLKNLCESLLKERNERYSSGSEEICGVHREKLKLFCLEDKQPVCLVCRDSQKHVSHTFRPIGEAVSSYKEELSTTLKSFQEKCKHSEKKKDEFEETIQYIKSQADHTESQIKQQFEKLHRFLRDEEEATITALREEEEQKKKMMKEKLEEINRHISALSHTIKDTEEMMKDNDVCFLKKFPFSMERVQISSQPDPQTPSGALIHVPRYLGNLSFRVWKKMQDIPPVVLDPNTAHPRLVLSEDLTSVRYSSDKLLPDNPERFDKSYCVVGSEGFNSGTHSWDVEVKDSRSWSLGVTTASIQRKGFISLTDGVWTVQFGLNKWAGFGVDQDLDRVRVCLDYDGGTVSFFDPVTNTHLHTFTTTFTDTVLPFFWCYGFSSLKILPFNSQ from the exons ATGGCTTCCCTATCGGAAGATGTTTTGTGTCCCGTGTGCCGTGAAATCTTCAAGGATCCTGTTGTTTTATCGTGCAGTCACAGTTTCTGCAAAGAGTGTCTTCAACGGTTCTGGAGAACCAAGGAAACTCAGGAGTGTCCCGTCTGCAGGAGAAGATCCTCGAAAGAGGAAATTCCTCCTAATCTGGTGTTAAAAAACTTGTGCGAGTCGCTCCTGAAGGAGAGAAACGAGAGGTATTCATCTGGATCTGAGGAGATCTGTGGTGTACACCGAGAGAAACTCAAGCTCTTCTGTCTGGAGGACAAACAGCCGGTGTGTTTAGTGTGTAGAGATTCACAGAAACACGTCAGTCACACATTCAGACCCATCGGGGAAGCCGTTTCATCGTATAAG GAGGAGCTCAGTACCACACTTAAGTCCTTTCAAGAGAAATGTAAACatagtgaaaaaaagaaagatgagtTTGAGGAAACAATTCAATACATCAAG TCTCAAGCTGATCACACAGAGAGTCAGATTAAACAGCAGTTTGAGAAGCTTCATCGGTTTCTCAGAGATGAAGAAGAAGCTACGATCACTGCActgagggaggaagaggagcagaagaagaagatgatgaaggaGAAGCTGGAGGAGATCAACAGACACATCTCAGCTCTTTCACACACAATTAAAGACACAGAGGAGATGATGAAAGACAATGATGTCTGCTTTCTGAAG aagTTTCCGTTCTCGATGGAAAG AGTCCAGATCTCATCACAGCCGGATCCACAGACACCTTCTGGAGCTTTGATTCATGTTCCACGATACTTGGGCAACCTGTCCTTCAGAGTCTGGAAGAAGATGCAGGACATTC CTCCTGTGGTTCTGGATCCAAACACGGCTCATCCACGTCTCGTCCTGTCTGAAGATCTTACCAGCGTGAGATACAGCAGTGACAAACTGCTCCCCGATAATCCAGAGAGATTTGACAAGTCATACTGTGTCGTGGGTTCAGAGGGTTTTAACTCAGGGACACACAGCTGGGACGTGGAGGTTAAAGACAGTCGTTCCTGGAGTCTTGGAGTAACTACAGCATCAATCCAGAGGAAGGGTTTCATTTCTCTTACTGATGGTGTCTGGACTGTGCAGTTCGGACTAAATAAATGGGCTGGCTTTGGTGTTGACCAGGATCTTGatcgtgtgagagtgtgtctggaCTATGACGGAGGAACAGTGTCTTTCTTTGATCCTGTAACtaacacacatctacacacattcacaaccaCCTTCACCGACACTGTCTTACCTTTCTTCTGGTGTTATGGATTTTCCTCTCTAAAGATCTTACCGTTCAACAGTCAGTAA
- the LOC122341581 gene encoding nuclear factor 7, brain-like, whose amino-acid sequence MDLLSVEEFSCAVCHDIFKDPVLLTCCHSFCKECLQQFWTATKTQECPVCRRRSSRDDPPCNLVLKNLCESLKKRRERHSSGSEEICGVHREKLKLFCLEDEQPVCLVCRDSQKHVSHTFRPIGEIISSYKENLKTALKSLQDKVKDQKNVAREFEKTVQYIKSQADHTEHQIKQQFEKLHRFLRDEEEATISALREEEEQKKKMMKEKLEEINRHISALSDTIKDTEEMMKDNDVCFLKKFPVSMERVQISSQLDPQTPSGALIHVPRYLGNLSFRVWKKMQDIVQNTPVILDPSTAHPDLILSDDLSCLRWSEYSQPLPDNPERFDIYRCVLGSEGFNSGTHSWDVEVKESLSWGLGITTASNQRKGRDFFNSDFWSVEYRLYKWAGFNVKQDLDRVRVCLDYDGGTVSFSDPVTNTHLHTITTTFTDTVLPFFHSYSHMRILPFSD is encoded by the exons ATGGATTTACTATCTGTGGAAGAATTTTCTTGTGCCGTGTGTCATGACATCTTTAAGGATCCTGTTCTTTTAACATGTTGTCACAGTTTCTGTAAAGAGTGTCTTCAACAGTTTTGGACAGCCACAAAAACTCAGGAGTGTCCCGTCTGCAGGAGAAGATCTTCAAGAGATGATCCCCCATGTAATCTAGTACTAAAAAACCTGTGTGAGTCTTTGAAGAAGAGAAGGGAGAGGCATTCGTCGGGATCTGAGGAGATCTGTGGTGTACACCGAGAGAAACTCAAGCTCTTCTGTCTGGAGGACGAACAGCCGGTGTGTTTAGTGTGTAGAGATTCACAGAAACACGTCAGTCACACATTCAGACCCATCGGGGAAATAATTTCATCATATAAG GAGAATCTCAAAACAGCACTGAAATCCTTGCAAGACAAAGTTAAAGaccaaaaaaatgttgcaaGAGAGTTTGAGAAAACAGTTCAATACATTAAG TCTCAAGCTGATCACACAGAGCATCAGATCAAACAGCAGTTTGAGAAGCTTCATCGGTTTCTCAGAGATGAAGAAGAAGCTACAATTAGTGCActgagggaggaagaggagcagaagaagaagatgatgaaggaGAAGCTGGAGGAGATCAACAGACACATCTCAGCTCTTTCAGACACAATCAAAGACACGGAGGAGATGATGAAAGACAACGATGTCTGCTTTCTGAAG aagTTTCCGGTCTCAATGGAAAG AGTCCAGATCTCCTCACAGCTGGATCCACAGACACCTTCTGGAGCTTTGATTCATGTGCCACGATACTTGGGCAACCTGTCCTTCAGAGTCTGGAAGAAGATGCAGGACATCGTCCAGAACA CTCCTGTAATTCTGGACCCAAGCACGGCTCATCCCGATCTCATCTTGTCTGATGATCTGAGCTGTCTGAGATGGAGTGAGTACAGTCAACCGCTTCCTGATAATCCGGAGAGATTTGACATCTATCGCTGTGTGCTGGGTTCAGAGGGTTTTAACTCAGGGACACACAGCTGGGACGTGGAGGTTAAAGAAAGTTTATCTTGGGGTCTTGGAATAACTACAGCATCGAACCAGAGAAAGGGGCGTGATTTCTTTAACTCTGATTTCTGGAGTGTGGAGTATAGACTGTATAAATGGGCTGGCTTTAATGTTAAACAGGATCTTGatcgtgtgagagtgtgtctggaCTATGACGGAGGAACAGTGTCTTTCTCTGATCCTGTAACtaacacacatctacacacaatCACAACCACCTTCACAGACACCGTCTTACCATTCTTTCATAGTTATTCTCATATGAGGATCTTACCATTCAGTGACTGA
- the LOC122341582 gene encoding E3 ubiquitin-protein ligase TRIM35-like isoform X2 codes for MFRLLKLMQTVKMDSLSVEEPSCSLHRKTLKLFCLEDKQPVCLVCRDSETHNEHTFRPIGEVVLSYKEELKTVLKSLRIKITQGVKMREEFEKTVQHVKSQADHTEHQIKRQFEELHRFLRYEEEATITALREEEEQKKKMMKEKLEEINRHISALSHTIKDMEEMMKDNDVCFLKKFPVSMQRVQISSQPDPQTPSGALIHVPRYLGNLSFRVWKKMQDIVQNTPVILDPNTANPDLILSEDLTSVRYSDNKQLLPDNPERFDYYSCVLGSEGFNSGTFCWDVEVKGSSSWSLGVTTASNQRKGRDFFSTDVWSVCHGLCEPSGFLIDQDLDRVRVCLDYDGGTVSFSDPVTNTHLHTFTTSFTDTVFPFFCSIYHLRILPYSYSTVIVRKRYTCSSKSVRVQ; via the exons atgtTCAGATTGCTGAAGCTCATGCAAACGGTGAAAATGGATTCACTCTCTGTTGAAGAGCCTTCTTGCAGTTTGCACAGAAAGACACTCAAGCTCTTCTGTCTGGAGGACAAACAGCCGGTGTGTTTAGTGTGTAGAGATTCAGAGACACACAACGAACACACATTCAGACCCATCGGGGAAGTCGTTTTATCATACAAG GAGGAGCTTAAAACAGTGTTGAAGTCCTTACGAATTAAAATTACACAAGGAGTAAAAATGAGAGAAGAGTTTGAGAAAACGGTTCAACACGTCAAG TCTCAAGCTGATCACACAGAGCATCAGATTAAACGGCAGTTTGAGGAGCTTCATCGGTTTCTCAGATATGAAGAAGAAGCTACAATCACTGCActgagggaggaagaggagcagaagaagaagatgatgaaggaGAAGCTGGAGGAGATCAACAGACACATCTCAGCTCTTTCACACACAATTAAAGACATGGAGGAGATGATGAAAGACAATGATGTCTGCTTTCTGAAG aagTTTCCGGTCTCGATGCAAAG AGTCCAGATCTCATCACAGCCGGATCCACAGACACCTTCTGGAGCTTTGATTCATGTGCCACGATACTTGGGCAACCTGTCCTTCAGAGTCTGGAAGAAGATGCAGGACATCGTCCAGAACA CTCCTGTGATTCTGGACCCAAACACGGCAAATCCAGATCTCATCCTGTCTGAAGATCTGACCAGCGTGAGATACAGTGACAACAAACAACTTCTTCCTGATAATCCAGAGAGATTTGACTATTATTCCTGTGTTCTGGGTTCAGAGGGTTTTAATTCAGGAACATTTTGCTGGGACGTAGAGGTTAAAGGGAGTTCATCCTGGAGTCTTGGAGTCACTACAGCATCAAACCAGAGAAAGGGACGGGATTTCTTTAGCACTGATGTTTGGAGTGTGTGCCATGGATTATGTGAACCATCTGGTTTTCTTATTGACCAGGATCTTGatcgtgtgagagtgtgtctggaCTATGACGGAGGAACAGTGTCATTCTCTGATCCTGTAACtaacacacatctacacacattcacaaccTCCTTCACCGACACTGTCTTTCCATTCTTTTGTAGTATTTACCACCTGAGGATCTTACCGTATAGTTACAGTACTGTAATAGTCCGTAAACGTTACACCTGTAGCTCTAAATCAGTGAGAGTGcagtga
- the LOC122341582 gene encoding E3 ubiquitin-protein ligase TRIM35-like isoform X1, with translation MFRLLKLMQTVKMDSLSVEEPSCSLHRKTLKLFCLEDKQPVCLVCRDSETHNEHTFRPIGEVVLSYKEELKTVLKSLRIKITQGVKMREEFEKTVQHVKVRKQHQSQADHTEHQIKRQFEELHRFLRYEEEATITALREEEEQKKKMMKEKLEEINRHISALSHTIKDMEEMMKDNDVCFLKKFPVSMQRVQISSQPDPQTPSGALIHVPRYLGNLSFRVWKKMQDIVQNTPVILDPNTANPDLILSEDLTSVRYSDNKQLLPDNPERFDYYSCVLGSEGFNSGTFCWDVEVKGSSSWSLGVTTASNQRKGRDFFSTDVWSVCHGLCEPSGFLIDQDLDRVRVCLDYDGGTVSFSDPVTNTHLHTFTTSFTDTVFPFFCSIYHLRILPYSYSTVIVRKRYTCSSKSVRVQ, from the exons atgtTCAGATTGCTGAAGCTCATGCAAACGGTGAAAATGGATTCACTCTCTGTTGAAGAGCCTTCTTGCAGTTTGCACAGAAAGACACTCAAGCTCTTCTGTCTGGAGGACAAACAGCCGGTGTGTTTAGTGTGTAGAGATTCAGAGACACACAACGAACACACATTCAGACCCATCGGGGAAGTCGTTTTATCATACAAG GAGGAGCTTAAAACAGTGTTGAAGTCCTTACGAATTAAAATTACACAAGGAGTAAAAATGAGAGAAGAGTTTGAGAAAACGGTTCAACACGTCAAGGTGAGGAAACAGCATCAG TCTCAAGCTGATCACACAGAGCATCAGATTAAACGGCAGTTTGAGGAGCTTCATCGGTTTCTCAGATATGAAGAAGAAGCTACAATCACTGCActgagggaggaagaggagcagaagaagaagatgatgaaggaGAAGCTGGAGGAGATCAACAGACACATCTCAGCTCTTTCACACACAATTAAAGACATGGAGGAGATGATGAAAGACAATGATGTCTGCTTTCTGAAG aagTTTCCGGTCTCGATGCAAAG AGTCCAGATCTCATCACAGCCGGATCCACAGACACCTTCTGGAGCTTTGATTCATGTGCCACGATACTTGGGCAACCTGTCCTTCAGAGTCTGGAAGAAGATGCAGGACATCGTCCAGAACA CTCCTGTGATTCTGGACCCAAACACGGCAAATCCAGATCTCATCCTGTCTGAAGATCTGACCAGCGTGAGATACAGTGACAACAAACAACTTCTTCCTGATAATCCAGAGAGATTTGACTATTATTCCTGTGTTCTGGGTTCAGAGGGTTTTAATTCAGGAACATTTTGCTGGGACGTAGAGGTTAAAGGGAGTTCATCCTGGAGTCTTGGAGTCACTACAGCATCAAACCAGAGAAAGGGACGGGATTTCTTTAGCACTGATGTTTGGAGTGTGTGCCATGGATTATGTGAACCATCTGGTTTTCTTATTGACCAGGATCTTGatcgtgtgagagtgtgtctggaCTATGACGGAGGAACAGTGTCATTCTCTGATCCTGTAACtaacacacatctacacacattcacaaccTCCTTCACCGACACTGTCTTTCCATTCTTTTGTAGTATTTACCACCTGAGGATCTTACCGTATAGTTACAGTACTGTAATAGTCCGTAAACGTTACACCTGTAGCTCTAAATCAGTGAGAGTGcagtga